The DNA region tgtctttaaggagagacggattcactgcactgatgaatctcagctgctgaatctcTCTTAAGCCTTTGATGCAAAACATGGGTCAAAAGTGACCCGGCTGAGTTTTTATCTTCTATATCtttgcaataaattaatttcatcatTCAGTATTCAAGGTATTCCTCAATTAACTTGTTTTTGATCATCATACATccttaattaattttttcctttcttactttttgaacaaaaaccCTTTTTGTATCACTACCCTTCTAACGCACAAAATGGGTCAAAAACGACCCGCATTCATTTTCCAGGTTACTTCATGTATGGTTGAGTGTTTCTATGAtatacttttgaaataaattaattttatcatTTACGTTTCCAGATATGCagtaaatatcttgtttttgtttaccacaaatcataatttttattttttctttcttaagttATGAACAAGCACAGCTTTTGTAATTCTACATCAAGTTTACACACATGGGTCAGAAACGACCTGCATGCATTTACTACAGCATTTGGTGGGAACTGTCCTTGTGTCTTGACCATCGTTGGGACTCTTCGCCAGAACAAGCCTGACATACCATCTATCATGAAGCCATCCAAATCACGGGAGCTTCATAGCTCGGAATTTGGATTCCATGGCAACATGACCATGGTGAGCTATGTGCAGAAGAAAGGAAAGGCTGTTGTCCTACTGAGCACCATGCATGATGACAAAGCAGTGGATAACAGCAGTCAGAAGAAGAAACCAGAAGTGATCCAGTACTACAATAAAACGAAAGGAGGAGTGGACACAATGGATCAAATGATTAGCAACTACACATGTCTGCGGAGAACAAGGAGGTGGCCCATGGTTCTCTGGTACAATATGCTGGATGTTGCCACACTCAGTGCCTACACCAACTTCAGTGCACAACACCCTGATTATATGGGTGGTGCGAGTAATGCACGACGACTATTTATCAAGGAGCTGGGCAAAGAGCTCGTCATGCCACATATGAAGAGGCGCCTGGAGGGCACACCCAAACTCCAGAAGCATATTATTGAGGCAATGGGAAGGTGTgggttaaaaaaagacacagccACCACTCAGCTACAAGAGGACATCAGACAGGAGGGccaaaggaagaggaagaggaagaggtgcGCGATCTGCCCAGTTTCGAAAGACAGAAAAGCCAGCAGCTAGTGTTCCCAGTGCACTAGGCCGGTGTGCAAGGAGCACAAAAAATTAGTGATCATTTGTGAGGCATGCAAAAATTGAGATGGCAGTTTTTGTTCTACTAATGTGttcagttgtgttttattttgtttggtcaCATTTCACCAGTTTACAGTTGTTCAAGCACAGATAATGTTCAGTTCAATAGCTGTTATCTGTTATCAGGATTTATGTGTATGTGTGATAAAATGACAAACGTGTTGcaagtattaaataaataactgtttgGCCCCATTCACTAATAAAGTAATtacttgaaacatttttgttttatagtattaagacatttaattttaaatcacacTTGGATGACCCATGTAtagtaatataaaaattatgtttgttcataaagtaggaaataaaaaaattaattaatgatctgtggtaattaaaaacaagatatttaaagAATACTTGGAATATTCAATCATAAAATGAATTGATTTCGAAAcacagagcaaagaaaaactcaGTCAGCATGAAATAACATGGAAAATGAATGCGGGTCATTTTTGACCCATGTTGTGCATCAAAGGGTTAAGCTCCTCCTcggctggaaaacatgaataaaacctatatagatattatgtatatacgcatgtccatataaatatgtgtagtttaatgcatattattcagcattaataattacttaagcatctttatttctctctgattgtattattttgtgtttgtatatttatataaatatgtattgatattactaaataatatatttaaaaaattatgactggttgtgtgctttgtaaaataatcataatacagaaatatcaacacattctattctgactctattctgttttccccactaagaatagttaaatatgctcaaccttatatcagtcattcaaaaatactttaaaaataatttccttgtaaatgttgctaaccttttattaaggtttacagaaaaattggtgaatatctgtttagtatttagcgagttatgattgataaatgcgctgatacgtcattgagtctgttaaacataaagctgagtggaacggtcgaccgctccaagatggccgccttaaaTCTCTTCAGTAACAATAGGCAAGAGCGGTCCATGAGGCGTTTATTTATAGTCTATGGGGAAAAGGGGCACAATGACTATGGGCAAAGGTGCATTCATGGGCCCAATATGAGTGGGAAtttacagtttctttatttttacgccgttttcaactaatacaccaaacagttacatagataaaagaagttcaatgtccaaacaacttgaaaattgcttttatagtttattttttccagtttgacaagcaaataacaaagatcaaacttttcattagtgatgtgttgagtaatgaagcgggtaagacagagaactcacctaaacctgagcagttacagtttttattttttagtaataaatcgttgtcTCTGGTGACAcagcgagtaacaagccaatcacaaccctcttttctatttgtttctagttttcttttggatccagccattgtttcatacaaccagattaatcagaatttatgtatcagaatcacaaacattttaaacttgtttattcattgtaaagctttatgttgttttcacgttgcctattttacatatattgtccagttgatgtcacagtagagcaaatgaagcaccgcggtgcatcggctcatgagtcgaatgattggatggagttcctcagggcttcatgaagctgcatctcaccatcactacttttcattgtttcctctcctgctcgggtcaaaacccacaggcccaacccagtgcatgctggtcctataccagtccctatacttacagaaaatggacccacagttcttaatgtctaacttacaaaagtaaataacaaacacaaagcaacaaaaactaaacaattattaacctacaaataaaatctgtaaataaaccccaaaaatataaagtgaactaaaatcaaattttaatacaaataaaagtaatgataGTTCCAAATTAAgtaatatcttgaaataataaaatttacttgtaaataTTAACAACATTGGCaactattattaattttataataaataaaaaatatttaatatccgttcatttgagaattctccaaTTGTCAGCTGGATTTGTCGCCtgatctgtctctctgtctacGCTCTTAAATTTTTCGGTGtgggttttttcatttttttcatttctgtcgtAAACAATGAACGATTTCTCccatttactttaataaaatgacgattgctttttaaatctgttttcttgtccAGATTGCCTGCAGTGTAACATTTATTaccaggagaggagatccactctggaccaggaggagttggaacctctgcaggtgaaacaagaacaggaagagccagaagatcatcagataaaagaagagcaggaggatctaaaacaccagcagataaaagtggaagagaaagaagtttactgcagtcagggtgaagaacagattgaattaaaacaggagactgatacctgcatgaTGGTTCCTattgatgagcaaacagaccacactgaatcagaaccaaacaggaaccaagtcatcttccaggaagctgctgaagctgagaaccaaaatcaggaaagaagaaaacttttctcatgtgtcatctgtaaaaagcgtttgactttcaaatctgtttttgatgctcatatgagaactcataagggtgaaaagccgttttcatgtgtgaactgtgggaTGAGTTTTAATCGAAAACAgagtttaactcagcacatgaggattcatactggtgaaaagccgtttacatgtgtgaactgtgggaTGAGTTTTAATCGAAAACAgagtttaactcagcacatgaggattcacactggtgaaaagccgttttcatgtgtgacctgtggaaaaagttttggttataaaccggctttaactcagcacatgaggattcacactggtcaaaagccgttttcatgtgtgaactgtggaaaaagttttagtcaaaaaccgcatttaactcagcacatgaggattcacactggtcaaaagccgttttcatgtgtgacctgtggaaaaagttttattcgaaaacaggatttaactcggcacatgatgattcatactggtgaaaagccgttttcatgtgtgaactgtggaaaaagttttattcgaaaacaggatttaactcagcacatgatgattcatactggtgaaaagccgttttcatgtgtgaactgtggaaaaagctttagTCAAAAACCGGCTTttactcagcacatgatgattcacactggtgaaaagccgttttcatgcgTGACCTGTGGAAAGGGTTTTCATCAAAAACAGGAATTAACTCgtcacatgatgattcacacaggtgaaaagccgttttcatgcgTGACCTGTGGAAAGGGTTTTCGTCAAAAACAGGAATTAACTCgtcacatgatgattcacactggtgaaaagccgttttcatgtgtgacctgtggaaaaaggtttattcgaaaacaggatttaactgagcacatgatgattcacacaggtgaaaagccgttttcatgtgtgacctgtggaaaaagttttaggcGTAAATCGcctttaactcagcacatgatgattcacacaggtgaaaatcCGTTTTTATgcgtgacctgtggaaaaagttttggttataaacaggttttaactcagcacatgatgattcacacaggtgaaaagccgttttcatgtgtgacctgtggaaaaagttttaggcGTAAATCGcctttaactcagcacatgatgattcacactggtgaaaagccgttttcatgcgtgacctgtggaaaaagttttattcgaaaacaggatttaactaagcacatgagaattcacactggtgaaaagctgttttcatgtgtgaattgtggaaaaagctttAGTCAAAAACCGGCTTttactcagcacatgatgattcacactggtgaaaagccgttttcatgcgTGACCTGTGGAAAGGGTTTTCGTCAAAAACAGGAATTAACTCGTCACATGATTATTCACagtggtgaaaagccgttttcatgtgtgacctgtggaaaaagttttattcgaaaacaggatttaactcagcacatgaggattcacactggtgaaaagccgttttcatgtgtgacctgtttaaaaagttttagtcagaAACATagtttaactaagcacatgacGCGTCACACAGTTGAAAAGCTGTAGAAGTATGTTCCATAAATGTcctatgttgtatttgttaaatgtgatcattttgatCTTCACATTTGGATACTTAGAGATGttcaaccatgacacattttccttcattgatgttttatttttctggtatattctgtatcaataaacaataatgataaactgtatgttattgtattaacttactgtttatgtcaaactgtatgttgtgtgtgtacaacgtgaagagcagagggctcagcacacagccctgaggagtgccagtactgatgctgatagatgaagaggcttgggggcccactgactaattcatgcattaacagagtttgaccggacatggactcccttccagaacattctcacatgattggacttgagggattgatttgtattattctgtaccatagagagtgagtggggtttatttttgtagttttttaaatcaacaatagaatGTATATAATGgttgagtgttttaaaaaaaaatctacaaaacagtatttgtgttaattttgtgtttaatgtaaaatgagattgaatctgatttcatttctttcaaattatgttaaccagttttactctacctaattaaaatctattcaaataaaaaaaaaatcttttgtactttaaagaaatgcaaaattcaccgcaaactaattttcatgcattgattgcacaaagtacatgtaattatttttaatattttgcttttttctcttgttttagctgtaatattttaatctgttctgctgcagcatttagattactgtattttaatgttgaaactatttttatgtttatatgtattttagaaagaaa from Xiphophorus hellerii strain 12219 chromosome 13, Xiphophorus_hellerii-4.1, whole genome shotgun sequence includes:
- the LOC116730943 gene encoding piggyBac transposable element-derived protein 4-like, whose translation is MNKHSFCNSTSSLHTWVRNDLHAFTTAFGGNCPCVLTIVGTLRQNKPDIPSIMKPSKSRELHSSEFGFHGNMTMVSYVQKKGKAVVLLSTMHDDKAVDNSSQKKKPEVIQYYNKTKGGVDTMDQMISNYTCLRRTRRWPMVLWYNMLDVATLSAYTNFSAQHPDYMGGASNARRLFIKELGKELVMPHMKRRLEGTPKLQKHIIEAMGRCGLKKDTATTQLQEDIRQEGQRKRKRKRCAICPVSKDRKASS
- the LOC116730931 gene encoding gastrula zinc finger protein XlCGF8.2DB-like, with product MRTHKGEKPFSCVNCGMSFNRKQSLTQHMRIHTGEKPFTCVNCGMSFNRKQSLTQHMRIHTGEKPFSCVTCGKSFGYKPALTQHMRIHTGQKPFSCVNCGKSFSQKPHLTQHMRIHTGQKPFSCVTCGKSFIRKQDLTRHMMIHTGEKPFSCVNCGKSFIRKQDLTQHMMIHTGEKPFSCVTCGKSFRRKSPLTQHMMIHTGEKPFSCVTCGKSFIRKQDLTKHMRIHTGEKLFSCVNCGKSFSQKPAFTQHMMIHTGEKPFSCVTCGKGFRQKQELTRHMIIHSGEKPFSCVTCGKSFIRKQDLTQHMRIHTGEKPFSCVTCLKSFSQKHSLTKHMTRHTVEKL